Part of the Schaalia odontolytica genome is shown below.
GACGTCAGCGAGCTGCTCGCCGCAGTCGAGCTCCCGGCCAACTACGCGACGCGACGCCCCGCCCGCCTCTCGGGCGGTGAACGCCAGCGCGTGGCGATCGCACGTGCGCTCGCGACACGGCCTCGCGTCCTCATCGCCGACGAGGCCGTCTCAGCCCTCGACGTATCCGTGCAGGCCTCCGTCCTGGACCTGCTGACGCGCCTGCAGGCGCAGCAGGGATTCGCGCTCGTGTTCATCACCCACGACCTGGCGGTGGCGCGCGCAATGTGCGACAGGCTTGTCATCATGAAGGATGGGGCGGTCGTCGAGGAAGGAGCGACGGAGGACATCCTGCACTGTCCCAGCGAGGAATACACGGCGCAGCTCTTGTCCGCTGTGCCCGGTCGAGAAGTGGAGTCCGCATGAGCACCACCCTGACGACAGCCCCGCTGCGTCCCGGCGACAACGCGCGCGAGCAGCTCAAGGCTCTCGGCGTCCCCGATGCGCACGCCGCGCGGTGGGCAGCGATGGGACCGGCGGTGTCCGCGACCCTGTGGGCGTACCGCGGGCACGCGCTTCTGGAAGCACACCGGACGACCTCGGCCCACCGAACGATCGTGGATGTGTGTCTGCTGGAGGGCGGCGGCGCCGAGACAGGCACGACCGAGTCGGCTCGGTCCTGGGAGACCCTCATCCAAGCCGTCCTCGATGCTGCTCCGCACGCCCCACTCGTGAAGGCCGTGACGCGCGATGAGGGTTCCCTCTTCGATGAGGCGCTTCGTTCTCGAGGCTTCGCTGCCGCAGGGGCGGTCGGCTCGCCTCTCTCCATCGAAGACGACATCGACCACGGGCACGCCAGGGTGCGGGGATGGGTGTGGTGGAATGCTTGTCCCCAGGCGGTTCCCGCGTATGTGCGGCAGAAAACTGACTTCACGTGTGGCCCGGCAAGCGCGCTCATGGCCCTCGCGCACACGGGTGGATATGCGCCTCATGAGGTGTGCCGTGGGCTGCGAGATGAGATGGAGCTGTGGCGCGAATCGACGTACTCCCTCGGAGTGGGGCCTTACGGCTTGGCGGCGGCGCTCGCCAGACGCGGCCGAAGCATCGAGGTTTTCGTGACCCACGAGGGGCCGATCGTCGGGCTGACACGCGCACATGCGGCGTCCCCCGCGGCCCGACGCGCCATCCACCGTCAACACGTGGACGAGGCCAGGGCATTGGGAGTTCAGGACCGCATCGGTGCATGCGACCTCGGCGATCTGCGCGGCGCCCTGGAACAGGGAAACGGCGTCATCGTGCTGGTGGACCTGGAAGATCTCAACGGGGAAGCGACCCCGCATTGGATCTACGCATGGGGGCTTGCTGACGACTACGCGCTCATCCACGACCCCTGGAACGACGAACAATTCGGCGAAACGTGGGTCGAAACCTGGGCAGAGGCACTCACGTTCGAACAGCTGTGGGAGTCGGCCCGGTGGGAGGAAGAAGAAGCCGCCAGGGCATTCATCGTTGTCCGCCGCTGAGATGGCGCTCGCGGACGCGACGAGGCCGGGGCCAGGTTGCGTGGTGATGCAACCTGGCCCCGGCCTCGTGTATGAGAGGTGAGCCTTCAGAGGACCATCGCGGCGATCCACCCGCCGACGAGCAGCGGAATGTTGTAGTGGATGAATTCCGGGATGACCGTGTCGCGCATGTGGTCGTGCTGACCGTCCACGCTCAGACCGGCTGTCGGGCCAAGCGTGGAGTCGGATGCGGGCGAACCTGCGTCGCCCAGAGCACCAGCGGTACCGATGATCGCGACGGTGGCGACGGGGGAGAAGCCCAGCGTCAGGCACAGAGGCACGTAGATCGCCGAAATGATCGGCAGGGTCGAGAAGGACGAGCCGATGCCCATCGTGATGATCAGGCCGACGACGAGCATGATCGTGGCGGCCAACGCCTTCGAACCGTTGAACATCGCGGAGGTCTGCTGGACGAGAGGCTCGATCTGGCCCGACTTCTTCAGGACCTCGGCGTAGCCCTGCGCGGTGATCATGATGAGGCCGATGAGGCTCATCATCTTCATGCCTCCGCTGAATACGTCCTCGGCCCGCTGCCAAGGGACGACACGCATGGCGAGCATGAGGCACAGACCCACGAGAGCACCCACGAGCAGCGGGTCGGCATCGGAGTCCATCTTGGTCAGGACCGCCTGGATCACGAAGCAGGCGATGAGGGCGACGACGGCCGCCCACACCTTCACCATGCTGATCGGCTTGTCATTGCCCGTGCTGAACTCCGTCTCGCGCTGCTCGTATTCGCGCGGCTTGCGGTAGGAGACGAACAGGGCGATGAAGCAACCCACCGCCATGGACAGGGCGGGGATCGCCATGGCGGCCATCGGATTGACGATGCCCTCGACGGGCAGCCCCGCATCCTCAATGTTCTTGTAGAGAATGTCGTGCAGGAAGATACGACCGAAACCGATCGGGACGAACATGTAGGTGGTGACGATGCCGAAGGTGATGGCACAGGCGACCAAGCGTCGGTCCATCTTCAGCTCGTTCATGACGCCGATGAGCGGGGGAACCAGCAGCGGGATGAACGCGATGTGAATCGGGATGAGGTTTTGGCTCATCACGCCCATGACGAGGACGCCTCCGAGGATGCCCCACTTGGCGGATCGGGCAACTCGCGCTGAGTTAGAGTCATCAGCGCTGCGCAGCTTCTTGATGATCCAATTGGCCAGGAGGCGAGGCAACCCCGAGTGGGCGACCGACATGGCGAACGCGCCGAGCAGGGCGTAGGACAGTGCGATCTTCGCGCCGCCGGCGAGGCCATCCTGGAAGGCCACCATGGTGCCGGACATGCCCATTCCGGCCACGAGGCCGCCCACGAGGGAGGCGACGAAAAGGGAGATGACGACGTGTACGCGAGCGATGCTGAGGACCAGCATGACGATCACGGATAGCACGACTGCGTTGAAAAGCAACATGAGTGTTCCTGTGTTGAGGGTGCGCGACAGCGCAAAAGTGGAGAGGTAAGCCGCCTCGCGGCAGGTGGAATCAGCCGAGATGGGAGTCGGCGTGGATGGAGGCGTCGACGGCACCAACCAGTGCGGTCGACAAACCGCCTTCCTCGGCGGCCAGCAATCCCGCGATTGTGGTCCCGCCGGGGCTTGTCACACGATCAATGAGTTGCGCGGGGATGGTTCCGTTCTCGCGCTCGGCCAGGAGCAGCGCTGCGGCCCCCGCCATCGCCTGCGCCGCGATCTCGACGGCGCTGTCCTTGGACAGTCCGTACTTGAGACCCGCGCGGGCGAAAGAATCAACAATCTGGAAAAACCAGGCCGGAGAGCACGAGGCCAGGGCCTGGAA
Proteins encoded:
- a CDS encoding peptidase C39 family protein, whose protein sequence is MSTTLTTAPLRPGDNAREQLKALGVPDAHAARWAAMGPAVSATLWAYRGHALLEAHRTTSAHRTIVDVCLLEGGGAETGTTESARSWETLIQAVLDAAPHAPLVKAVTRDEGSLFDEALRSRGFAAAGAVGSPLSIEDDIDHGHARVRGWVWWNACPQAVPAYVRQKTDFTCGPASALMALAHTGGYAPHEVCRGLRDEMELWRESTYSLGVGPYGLAAALARRGRSIEVFVTHEGPIVGLTRAHAASPAARRAIHRQHVDEARALGVQDRIGACDLGDLRGALEQGNGVIVLVDLEDLNGEATPHWIYAWGLADDYALIHDPWNDEQFGETWVETWAEALTFEQLWESARWEEEEAARAFIVVRR
- a CDS encoding Na+/H+ antiporter family protein; protein product: MLLFNAVVLSVIVMLVLSIARVHVVISLFVASLVGGLVAGMGMSGTMVAFQDGLAGGAKIALSYALLGAFAMSVAHSGLPRLLANWIIKKLRSADDSNSARVARSAKWGILGGVLVMGVMSQNLIPIHIAFIPLLVPPLIGVMNELKMDRRLVACAITFGIVTTYMFVPIGFGRIFLHDILYKNIEDAGLPVEGIVNPMAAMAIPALSMAVGCFIALFVSYRKPREYEQRETEFSTGNDKPISMVKVWAAVVALIACFVIQAVLTKMDSDADPLLVGALVGLCLMLAMRVVPWQRAEDVFSGGMKMMSLIGLIMITAQGYAEVLKKSGQIEPLVQQTSAMFNGSKALAATIMLVVGLIITMGIGSSFSTLPIISAIYVPLCLTLGFSPVATVAIIGTAGALGDAGSPASDSTLGPTAGLSVDGQHDHMRDTVIPEFIHYNIPLLVGGWIAAMVL